A single genomic interval of uncultured Pseudodesulfovibrio sp. harbors:
- a CDS encoding transporter substrate-binding domain-containing protein, protein MRFFLFLLHAVLCVSLSVPVFAAEKTVVLASLNWPPYTGTELPGQGASAEVVRAAFNAVGYDVEIRIFPWVRAFNEARHNLDVAGYFPEYKSVEREKYFLFSDRIGKSVIGLVERSSAPVHWDEVADLKKYLVGVVRGYVNTASFDSMVKAGEIRVDESVSDLFNLRKVLAGRVDMAVADINLFNYLSNSDEQLSSRKGELSVNPHLLGINDMHVCFRNGRTGEKLMKAFNAGLQLIDVNGIQQAYFNELYENISK, encoded by the coding sequence ATGCGATTTTTCCTGTTTCTTCTACATGCTGTTTTGTGTGTTTCCTTGTCTGTGCCCGTGTTTGCTGCGGAGAAGACAGTTGTTCTGGCATCATTGAACTGGCCCCCTTACACCGGGACCGAACTTCCCGGTCAAGGGGCGAGTGCCGAGGTAGTGCGTGCTGCGTTCAATGCTGTTGGTTATGATGTTGAAATCCGTATATTTCCTTGGGTCAGGGCATTTAATGAAGCTCGACACAATCTTGATGTTGCGGGATATTTCCCAGAATACAAGTCGGTTGAACGGGAAAAATACTTTTTGTTTTCCGACAGAATCGGCAAGAGTGTTATAGGATTGGTTGAGCGCTCTTCCGCTCCTGTGCATTGGGATGAGGTTGCCGACTTGAAGAAATATCTGGTTGGGGTGGTGAGAGGATATGTTAATACCGCCTCCTTTGACAGCATGGTCAAGGCGGGTGAGATTCGGGTTGATGAATCTGTTTCCGATTTGTTCAATCTCCGAAAGGTTCTTGCCGGAAGGGTGGATATGGCTGTCGCAGATATCAATCTTTTCAATTATTTGTCCAATTCTGATGAGCAGCTTTCTTCTCGAAAGGGAGAACTGAGTGTCAATCCGCATCTTTTGGGGATAAACGACATGCATGTCTGTTTTCGGAATGGGCGAACCGGCGAAAAATTAATGAAGGCATTCAATGCCGGTCTGCAACTTATTGATGTGAATGGTATTCAGCAGGCATACTTTAATGAGCTTTATGAAAATATCAGCAAGTAA
- a CDS encoding ATP-binding protein has protein sequence MDDELIFAEEEKELPADELIGDSDGAWKVMIVDDQEDMHVITRLVLEDFAFEGRKVACLSAYSGAEARELVEKHPDTAVMLLDVVMETRRAGLEVARFIREELRNQFVRIILRTGQPGEAPEREVVTELDINDYRHKTDLTADRLVTSVTTAIRSYRDLKIIEEGRRGLHLLAMSVAHQVRNRTVAIAGFANIVRRKVPAEVEGYLDTILLESARLENMVRDVTQYASIEIDELVLTNIRDVIEDVMVQIDAEVAVSGDSVEWDVLCPDQVILVDPKLFAMTMQAILQNGVDFSGPYPRIRIVVSPGRLACVIKVTDFGSGIEEEHKPFIFDPFFSVKPKGAGMGLCVARRVAMEHQWDLDVISSPGEGTTVRIVIPRRELTG, from the coding sequence ATGGATGATGAACTGATTTTTGCGGAAGAAGAGAAGGAGCTTCCTGCCGATGAACTGATCGGGGACAGTGATGGCGCGTGGAAAGTCATGATTGTTGACGATCAGGAGGATATGCACGTCATTACGCGGCTGGTGCTGGAGGACTTTGCATTTGAAGGTCGGAAAGTAGCTTGTCTGAGCGCCTATTCAGGTGCGGAAGCCAGAGAGCTTGTCGAGAAGCATCCGGACACGGCGGTCATGCTTCTGGATGTGGTTATGGAAACGCGGCGTGCCGGACTGGAGGTCGCCCGTTTCATCAGGGAAGAGCTTCGCAATCAGTTTGTGCGTATAATTCTTCGGACCGGACAGCCCGGTGAAGCTCCGGAACGCGAGGTCGTCACTGAACTTGATATCAACGACTACCGACACAAGACCGACTTGACGGCTGATCGTCTGGTAACATCCGTAACCACTGCCATCCGGTCATACAGGGATCTCAAGATTATCGAGGAAGGCCGGCGCGGACTTCATTTGCTCGCCATGTCCGTGGCTCATCAGGTGCGTAACAGAACCGTTGCCATTGCCGGTTTTGCGAATATCGTTCGTCGTAAGGTACCGGCTGAGGTTGAAGGGTATCTCGATACGATTTTGCTGGAATCGGCACGGCTTGAAAACATGGTTCGGGATGTGACGCAATATGCTTCCATTGAAATTGATGAGTTGGTACTGACCAATATTCGTGACGTGATAGAGGATGTCATGGTACAGATTGATGCGGAAGTAGCTGTTTCTGGTGATTCCGTGGAATGGGATGTGCTGTGCCCGGATCAGGTTATATTGGTTGATCCGAAGCTTTTTGCCATGACCATGCAGGCCATTTTGCAAAACGGAGTGGATTTCAGCGGGCCTTATCCCCGTATACGCATTGTCGTATCACCCGGCAGATTGGCATGCGTGATCAAGGTGACCGATTTTGGGTCGGGAATTGAGGAGGAGCACAAGCCATTCATTTTTGATCCGTTCTTTTCAGTCAAGCCCAAAGGGGCTGGAATGGGGCTGTGTGTGGCCAGAAGAGTCGCCATGGAACATCAGTGGGATTTGGATGTGATCAGTTCTCCCGGAGAGGGGACGACTGTACGTATTGTCATTCCTCGACGTGAATTGACGGGGTAG
- a CDS encoding outer membrane beta-barrel protein yields MKNFLKIAACVFALSLMVSGMAIASDGGFYVSVKAGGSFLDASKSASTNSTTATGSSSKFKEDTSLAIGGAVGYNWMDSDLPVRTELEYMYRGDFKYKYSDSNSTLTNKIDIHTLMLNAYWDFYNSTSFTPYINGGVGVAWIQEDFSTGTVTDAINAPSSNTQANFAFNLGAGVGWEMTDSVILDLAYRYNYYGDGKAVTANGAANSVQSKVKNISTHDVLLGLRYEF; encoded by the coding sequence ATGAAAAATTTCCTTAAAATCGCCGCTTGCGTATTTGCGCTGTCCCTGATGGTATCGGGCATGGCAATCGCCAGTGACGGAGGCTTCTACGTTTCAGTCAAGGCTGGAGGCTCTTTCCTCGATGCATCGAAATCCGCATCCACCAACTCCACCACGGCAACAGGTTCCAGCAGTAAGTTCAAAGAAGACACTTCCCTCGCCATCGGTGGCGCCGTCGGTTACAACTGGATGGACAGCGATCTGCCCGTCCGTACTGAACTTGAGTACATGTACCGTGGCGACTTCAAGTACAAATACTCTGACAGCAACTCCACGCTGACCAACAAGATCGACATTCACACCCTGATGCTGAACGCATACTGGGACTTCTACAACTCCACCAGCTTCACCCCGTACATCAACGGTGGTGTCGGTGTCGCATGGATTCAGGAAGATTTCAGCACCGGCACCGTGACCGATGCAATCAACGCTCCCAGCAGCAACACTCAGGCCAATTTCGCTTTCAACCTCGGCGCTGGTGTCGGCTGGGAAATGACTGATTCCGTCATTCTCGACCTCGCTTACCGATACAACTACTACGGCGACGGCAAGGCTGTTACCGCAAACGGCGCAGCCAATTCCGTGCAGAGCAAAGTCAAGAACATCAGCACTCATGATGTCCTGCTCGGTCTTCGCTACGAGTTCTAA
- a CDS encoding DUF2235 domain-containing protein, producing MADRKRIVVCCDGTWNSPDETSQGVPCPTNVVRMAEAVKSSDKGGVEQKLFYDPGIGSSGGWLQRCFEGATGTGMSKNILDAYRYLIHNYTPGDELYFFGFSRGAFTARSLAGLIRNSGLLRPDAVDNIDKAYKLYRSRRKGAHPKEKEATLFRKTYAVEDITPIKFIGVWDTVGALGNPVWLSSPLSMLNSFHDVSLSSTIENAYQAMAVDEKRKNFKECLWVQPQPAPKKQTLEQVWFAGVHSDIGGGYPDVGLSDIALKWMVDKAKSCGLEFSPFRPGPKPDYKAPCHESWKGLYKIIPVFHRKVMKGINTNESIHSSVKKKYEDDSSYKPVNLKDILGPKP from the coding sequence ATGGCCGACAGGAAGCGGATTGTGGTTTGTTGTGATGGTACCTGGAATTCCCCTGATGAAACATCGCAAGGGGTTCCGTGCCCTACAAATGTAGTGCGTATGGCTGAGGCAGTTAAATCCAGCGACAAGGGGGGAGTTGAGCAGAAATTGTTTTATGACCCTGGAATAGGTTCGAGTGGAGGTTGGCTTCAGCGCTGCTTTGAAGGGGCTACCGGCACTGGAATGAGCAAGAATATTCTGGATGCCTACCGCTATCTCATTCACAATTACACGCCCGGGGATGAGCTGTATTTCTTTGGCTTCAGCCGCGGAGCTTTTACTGCCCGCAGTCTGGCTGGTCTGATACGGAATTCCGGCCTGCTTCGTCCTGACGCCGTAGACAACATCGACAAGGCGTATAAGCTTTACCGGTCCAGACGCAAGGGAGCGCACCCCAAGGAGAAGGAAGCAACCCTGTTTCGAAAGACGTACGCTGTGGAAGATATCACGCCGATCAAGTTTATCGGTGTGTGGGATACGGTCGGCGCTCTCGGTAACCCGGTGTGGCTTTCCAGTCCTCTGAGCATGTTGAATTCTTTTCATGACGTCAGTCTGAGTTCCACTATTGAAAATGCGTATCAGGCCATGGCTGTGGATGAAAAACGGAAGAATTTCAAGGAATGCCTGTGGGTGCAGCCACAGCCTGCGCCCAAAAAACAAACGCTGGAGCAGGTTTGGTTTGCAGGTGTCCATTCGGATATCGGCGGAGGGTATCCCGATGTGGGCCTGTCGGATATCGCCTTGAAGTGGATGGTGGATAAAGCCAAGAGCTGTGGATTGGAGTTCTCACCATTCAGGCCGGGACCAAAGCCCGATTACAAGGCCCCCTGTCATGAATCGTGGAAAGGTCTCTACAAGATTATTCCGGTTTTTCATCGCAAAGTGATGAAGGGAATCAACACCAATGAATCCATTCATTCATCTGTAAAAAAGAAATATGAGGACGATTCGAGCTACAAACCGGTAAACCTGAAGGATATTCTTGGGCCGAAGCCGTAA
- a CDS encoding Dabb family protein: MVRHIVMWTLKEEAEGATAKENAVKMKDMLEALNGRIDGLQRLNVSFDIVAADPECHILLCSDHDDAAALDHYQGHPDHQACVAFVKKVASGRKVVDFSI; encoded by the coding sequence GTGGTTAGACATATCGTTATGTGGACTTTGAAAGAGGAAGCCGAAGGGGCGACTGCAAAGGAAAATGCAGTCAAGATGAAGGACATGCTTGAAGCCTTGAACGGGCGGATCGACGGGTTGCAGCGTCTGAATGTCAGTTTTGACATTGTTGCAGCCGACCCGGAGTGCCATATCCTTCTATGCTCCGACCATGACGATGCCGCTGCGCTCGATCATTATCAGGGACACCCCGACCATCAGGCCTGTGTCGCTTTCGTGAAGAAAGTTGCCTCCGGCCGAAAGGTTGTTGATTTTAGTATTTAG
- a CDS encoding methyl-accepting chemotaxis protein, with protein MKSRSTFGSGRFIGMYFGTFLFVALVSIWFSIQYAGYGWAVPVLAIGMLSVFGLLGIVLTVLLVRWQFRPLSAAAEYTAHVLDGEYSEADDKTLVRAMPGLGELVVDLAGRFKERLGFSKSILEGLPVPICIVDTDQNITFLNRECLQMLGSNEDPGVYYGRKISQIFYHDDRKSKIADCMDTDTRAMNLEAIFKHVDESDINVLANLFPLHDVEGTVIGGCCLYIDTTELKRHESEIVSQNERIARAAVEATGVSDELAAAASQLEVLVQSARKGAAVQAERTGETATAMEEMNATVLEVARHAQEAAVDADEAKRCAEEGASIVTEVVTAIHDVAENASELKTSMEELDNSADGIGKVLGVIEDIADQTNLLALNAAIEAARAGEAGRGFAVVADEVRKLAEKTMQATNEVHQAITSIQDGARKNVKATEIAVDSVEKSTEMAGRSGEALASIVDVAESTADRVRSIATAAEQQSAASEEINQATTEVSRVCGETDLVMVEAAEAITRLSQLAETLIGIIREME; from the coding sequence TTGAAATCAAGATCAACTTTCGGTTCCGGCCGTTTCATCGGGATGTATTTCGGTACGTTCCTGTTCGTCGCGCTGGTCTCAATCTGGTTTTCCATCCAGTATGCGGGATACGGCTGGGCGGTTCCCGTTCTTGCCATCGGCATGTTGTCCGTGTTCGGGCTGCTCGGCATTGTTTTGACGGTCCTGCTCGTCCGGTGGCAGTTCCGGCCTTTGTCTGCGGCGGCGGAGTATACGGCACATGTCCTTGACGGTGAGTATTCCGAGGCCGACGACAAAACGCTTGTCCGGGCCATGCCCGGTCTCGGTGAACTTGTGGTTGACCTTGCCGGTCGCTTCAAGGAGCGGCTCGGGTTCTCAAAGAGTATTCTCGAAGGGCTTCCCGTTCCGATTTGTATTGTCGATACCGATCAGAACATCACGTTCCTCAACAGGGAATGCCTGCAGATGCTTGGGTCGAACGAGGACCCCGGTGTTTATTACGGGCGCAAGATTTCCCAGATTTTTTATCATGATGATCGGAAGTCGAAGATCGCGGACTGCATGGATACGGATACCCGTGCGATGAACCTGGAAGCGATTTTCAAGCATGTTGACGAGAGCGATATCAATGTTCTTGCCAATCTTTTCCCCTTGCATGACGTGGAAGGGACCGTGATCGGCGGTTGCTGTCTCTATATCGATACCACGGAGCTCAAGCGTCATGAATCGGAGATAGTCAGCCAGAACGAGCGCATCGCAAGGGCCGCAGTCGAGGCAACAGGCGTTTCCGATGAATTGGCCGCAGCTGCCAGTCAGCTGGAGGTGTTGGTTCAGAGTGCTCGGAAAGGAGCGGCTGTTCAGGCCGAGCGGACAGGGGAGACCGCCACTGCCATGGAAGAGATGAACGCCACCGTGCTCGAAGTGGCGCGCCATGCGCAGGAAGCCGCAGTTGACGCGGATGAGGCCAAACGGTGTGCCGAGGAAGGCGCGTCGATTGTTACCGAGGTCGTCACTGCCATACATGACGTGGCGGAAAATGCGTCGGAATTGAAAACGTCCATGGAAGAGTTGGACAACAGCGCCGACGGCATCGGGAAAGTGCTCGGTGTCATTGAGGATATCGCGGATCAGACGAATCTTCTGGCGCTGAATGCCGCCATTGAGGCCGCCCGTGCTGGCGAGGCCGGTCGAGGGTTTGCCGTTGTCGCGGATGAGGTTCGGAAGCTGGCGGAAAAAACCATGCAGGCCACCAATGAGGTTCATCAGGCGATAACCTCTATTCAGGATGGTGCGCGGAAGAACGTCAAGGCCACCGAGATAGCCGTTGATTCCGTGGAGAAAAGTACGGAGATGGCAGGACGATCCGGGGAGGCGCTGGCAAGCATTGTCGATGTAGCCGAATCTACCGCCGATCGTGTGCGTTCCATCGCCACCGCAGCCGAGCAGCAGTCTGCCGCCAGCGAGGAAATCAATCAGGCCACCACGGAAGTGAGCCGGGTGTGCGGTGAGACCGATCTGGTCATGGTCGAGGCCGCGGAAGCCATCACCCGCCTTTCCCAGCTGGCCGAAACACTGATAGGTATTATTCGTGAGATGGAATAG